The following proteins are co-located in the Flectobacillus major DSM 103 genome:
- a CDS encoding type I restriction endonuclease subunit R translates to MKFTEAQLEKAFIELLEQEGFTHQLGLSISRKPEDVLIEEDLRSFLLKKYANEGITHNEINTIVLQLKSLPSSDLYESNKSFLRILSDGLILRREDRNEKDLYIQLIDYTGLDTQRQPNEEQLLMLAADTVETYQKDANIYKIVNQLEIIGTEKRIPDGILYINGIPLVVFEFKSAIREEATIHDAYKQLTVRYRRDIPELLKYNAFCVISDGVNNKAGSLFAPYEFFYAWRRIAGLAKDVDGIDSMFTLVQGMFHKNRLRDILRNFIYIPDSSKKNEKIVCRYPQYYAARALFNNIKNAQKPEGNGKGGTYFGATGCGKSYTMLYLTRLLMKSEYFLSPTIVLITDRTDLDDQLSSQFINAKTFIGDSNIESVESRADLRAKLQGRQSGGVFLTTIHKFTEDTELLSERTNIICISDEAHRSQTNLDQKVRVTKEGVTKTFGFAKYLHDSFPNATFVGFTGTPIDATLDVFGKIVDTYTMTESVKDEITVRIVYEGRAAKVALKNGELEKIEQYYSEVAEQGANEYQIDKSKQETTKLSIILGDPDRLREVANDFVNHYESRIAEGATVKGKALFVSSGREIAYELYKNIIALRPEWAEIREAEEGAELSEKDRRELKPIERIKLVMTRNQDDEESLWKLLGTKDDRKEFDRQFKNPKSNFKIAIVVDMWLTGFDVPFLDSIYIDKPIQQHNLIQTISRVNRKFEGKHKGLVVDYIGIKKQMNLALAKYNNGDGENFEDLEQSLVVVRNHLDLLARLMHKFDNTKYFTGTTLEQLNNLNYAVEFIQQTKELETRFVGLVKRLKAAYDLCSGSEKLSQAERDYTHFYLAVRSILFKLTRGDAPDTEQMNAKVREMIKDALQSDGVEEIFKLGEGNEKEQDIFDEDYLAKIDKIKLPNTKIKLLQQLLAKAIGEMRKVNRVRGIDFTKKMQAIVERYNNRDANDIFRSEVYEEMAEALTNLIWEVRNEFRAGDEFGIDFEEKAFYDILKELCRKYEFNYPDDQLVALSQAVKSIVDSQAKFPDWNKRDDIKSALKVDLILLLDEFGYPPVERDEVYIEIFEQAENFKKNRG, encoded by the coding sequence ATGAAATTCACTGAAGCACAACTAGAAAAAGCCTTTATCGAATTACTAGAACAAGAGGGCTTTACACACCAACTGGGACTTAGTATCTCACGCAAACCAGAAGACGTTTTAATAGAAGAAGATCTAAGAAGTTTTCTTCTGAAGAAATATGCAAACGAGGGTATTACTCACAATGAAATAAACACCATCGTTCTACAGCTCAAATCGCTACCATCTTCAGACCTATACGAAAGTAATAAATCATTTTTAAGAATTCTCTCAGATGGGTTGATTCTCAGAAGAGAAGACCGCAATGAAAAAGATCTTTATATCCAACTCATTGACTACACGGGATTAGATACCCAACGCCAACCGAATGAAGAGCAACTGTTGATGTTAGCAGCAGACACAGTTGAAACATACCAGAAGGATGCCAATATCTACAAGATTGTCAACCAATTAGAAATTATTGGTACAGAAAAGCGTATTCCTGATGGTATCCTATACATCAATGGAATACCATTAGTAGTATTCGAATTTAAAAGTGCTATTCGAGAAGAAGCAACGATACATGATGCGTATAAGCAACTAACGGTGCGTTACCGTCGTGATATTCCAGAACTATTAAAATACAATGCTTTTTGTGTTATTAGCGACGGTGTAAATAACAAAGCAGGTTCTTTATTTGCACCGTACGAGTTCTTTTACGCCTGGCGTAGAATCGCAGGGTTAGCCAAAGACGTGGATGGTATAGACAGTATGTTTACCCTAGTTCAGGGAATGTTTCATAAAAACCGACTGCGTGATATTCTTCGCAACTTTATTTATATCCCTGATAGCTCAAAGAAGAACGAAAAGATTGTTTGTCGTTATCCACAATACTATGCAGCAAGAGCACTATTCAACAATATCAAAAATGCTCAAAAGCCAGAAGGAAATGGAAAAGGGGGTACATACTTCGGTGCAACAGGTTGTGGAAAAAGCTATACAATGTTATATCTGACAAGGTTATTGATGAAGAGTGAGTACTTTTTAAGTCCCACAATTGTATTAATTACCGACCGTACGGATTTGGATGACCAACTTTCATCACAGTTTATTAATGCCAAAACATTCATCGGTGACAGCAACATTGAAAGTGTAGAAAGCCGTGCAGACCTCAGAGCCAAACTCCAAGGTAGACAAAGTGGTGGGGTGTTTTTAACTACAATTCACAAGTTTACAGAAGACACAGAACTGTTATCGGAAAGAACTAACATCATTTGTATTTCGGACGAGGCACATCGTAGTCAAACAAATCTTGATCAAAAAGTCAGAGTAACCAAAGAAGGGGTAACCAAAACCTTCGGATTTGCCAAATACCTCCATGATTCATTTCCCAATGCAACATTTGTAGGGTTTACAGGAACGCCAATAGATGCAACACTAGATGTTTTCGGTAAAATAGTAGACACCTATACCATGACAGAATCTGTAAAGGATGAAATCACGGTAAGAATTGTATATGAAGGTAGAGCTGCCAAAGTAGCACTAAAGAATGGCGAACTAGAGAAAATCGAACAATACTATTCGGAAGTTGCCGAACAAGGAGCAAACGAATATCAGATAGATAAGAGTAAGCAAGAAACCACGAAATTATCAATCATACTAGGTGATCCTGACCGACTTCGTGAAGTTGCTAATGACTTCGTAAATCATTACGAAAGTAGAATAGCAGAAGGTGCTACTGTGAAAGGCAAAGCTCTATTTGTCAGTAGTGGACGTGAGATAGCTTATGAACTTTACAAAAATATCATAGCGCTTCGTCCAGAATGGGCAGAAATTCGGGAAGCAGAGGAAGGAGCAGAATTAAGTGAAAAAGATAGAAGAGAGCTCAAGCCAATAGAACGTATCAAACTGGTTATGACTAGAAATCAAGATGACGAAGAAAGTCTCTGGAAATTACTGGGTACAAAAGACGACAGAAAAGAGTTTGACCGTCAATTCAAAAACCCGAAATCCAATTTCAAGATAGCAATCGTAGTAGACATGTGGTTGACTGGTTTTGACGTACCATTCTTGGACAGTATATACATCGATAAACCAATTCAGCAGCATAATTTAATTCAGACTATTTCAAGAGTTAATCGAAAATTTGAAGGTAAACACAAAGGTTTGGTAGTAGACTACATTGGTATTAAAAAGCAAATGAATCTAGCACTTGCCAAATATAACAATGGCGATGGAGAAAACTTTGAGGACTTAGAGCAGTCATTAGTTGTTGTGAGAAACCATTTGGATTTGTTGGCCAGACTAATGCACAAGTTTGATAACACTAAGTACTTTACGGGAACAACCCTAGAGCAACTAAATAACCTAAACTATGCAGTGGAGTTTATCCAACAAACTAAAGAATTAGAAACTAGATTTGTAGGCTTAGTAAAACGACTAAAAGCAGCTTATGATTTATGCTCGGGCAGTGAGAAACTAAGTCAAGCAGAAAGAGACTATACTCATTTTTACTTGGCTGTACGCTCTATTCTGTTCAAACTAACCAGAGGAGATGCTCCAGATACTGAGCAAATGAATGCAAAAGTTAGAGAGATGATTAAAGATGCTCTTCAGAGTGATGGTGTGGAAGAAATATTTAAACTAGGGGAAGGAAACGAAAAAGAACAAGATATTTTTGATGAAGATTATCTAGCCAAAATTGATAAAATTAAGCTCCCCAATACTAAAATTAAACTACTTCAACAGCTATTAGCAAAAGCTATTGGAGAAATGAGGAAAGTAAACCGTGTTAGAGGGATTGATTTTACTAAAAAAATGCAGGCAATTGTAGAACGGTACAATAACCGTGATGCTAATGACATCTTCAGAAGTGAAGTATATGAAGAAATGGCGGAAGCATTAACAAATCTGATTTGGGAGGTTCGTAATGAATTCAGAGCTGGGGATGAGTTTGGAATTGATTTTGAGGAAAAAGCTTTTTATGATATTCTAAAGGAACTCTGTAGAAAATATGAATTCAATTATCCTGACGACCAATTAGTAGCCTTATCACAGGCGGTTAAAAGCATTGTTGATAGTCAAGCTAAATTTCCAGATTGGAACAAACGTGACGACATTAAATCGGCTCTAAAAGTTGATTTAATACTACTATTAGACGAATTTGGTTATCCACCAGTTGAAAGAGATGAAGTATATATTGAAATTTTCGAACAAGCCGAGAATTTCAAGAAGAATCGTGGGTAA
- a CDS encoding protein kinase domain-containing protein gives MIGEDSFRTLKDIEIISNPNYPNEPWYSTGGLAIVFKIKMKEKFYALKCFYVETNERQERLEHIATYLKQNPSPYFVDFTYLDNELWVETAQGGNGYPVILMEWVEGKTLDNYLAEVCKIQDKARLQNLYFQFCNLAWWLQQQPIAHGDLKHDNLIVTTEGKLKLIDYDGMFVPALSSRKASELGSPCYQHPQRDTHFFNKDLDDFSLLILQITLLALQHEPNLFAKHYNGDGILLKDTDYRNFSGSSIKTTLWQLPEVKLPLLLSQVQANLNQLRAIDLMPLIQDVEWINWLVDSQERNYKIQISQNTFVREDDFYEKLLDRSNIRQAIDLALNARMEYDMYYDPFDIDILNIFKDEDSREIWAENIVNKIYNKIRFKDLTFDKCTTYEFPKNEKENRVTYYMKFEDYVTRYLLGLVIYEFKSQLVTTNSFNYNNDIFSLVKMPEIDRPPTKWIKWIEYNFFNGSHRYMAHFDVKNFFDNVNHKILLATISDELKIAKSSFFYLLLKSSLSSINECKANQDESGLIVQSLDRFFADIYLKTIDDIFLKENRVLYNRKVDDIVILFNDYSIYNEIVELIDEKMNSINLRLNTEKTELIDLLTLDNKEDKFFDMVSNSYTDGASYSAILLKIKTNFNSGKAKRVFNWEIDSSFGFQKYINQRILDGFWWEDGENLGIIDFKTRDIYGEEISTIRDDFSIITLPDNWDSELGSDHYTEFIYFMLESKLSVAMKVRILKENFTTINVSKKEVFFRTNPYYLYVLMNCMIQDFAIFKPKYFSSNQKYFKLRQLLFDNNVLSLVTRRNIIIKTTLDYLQANKNSFENTNTI, from the coding sequence ATGATTGGAGAAGATTCTTTCAGAACGTTGAAAGATATAGAAATCATTTCCAACCCCAATTATCCAAACGAGCCTTGGTACAGTACTGGTGGTTTGGCTATTGTGTTTAAAATAAAAATGAAGGAGAAATTTTATGCCTTAAAATGTTTTTACGTCGAAACAAACGAACGTCAAGAGCGTTTGGAGCATATTGCTACTTACCTCAAACAAAACCCTTCTCCGTATTTTGTAGATTTTACCTATCTCGATAACGAACTTTGGGTAGAAACCGCCCAAGGAGGTAATGGCTACCCAGTAATTTTGATGGAATGGGTAGAAGGTAAAACGCTAGATAATTATTTGGCAGAGGTTTGTAAAATACAAGACAAAGCCCGTCTGCAAAATCTCTATTTTCAGTTTTGTAACCTAGCTTGGTGGCTACAACAACAGCCTATCGCTCATGGTGATTTGAAGCATGACAATCTTATTGTTACGACAGAAGGAAAACTAAAACTGATAGATTATGATGGGATGTTTGTACCTGCATTGAGTAGCAGAAAAGCTAGCGAATTGGGAAGTCCTTGCTACCAACATCCTCAGAGAGATACTCATTTTTTCAACAAAGATTTGGATGATTTTAGTTTGTTGATACTCCAAATTACGCTTTTAGCCTTACAACATGAGCCTAACCTTTTTGCCAAGCATTATAATGGGGATGGTATTTTATTGAAGGACACAGATTACAGAAACTTTTCAGGAAGTAGTATCAAGACTACCTTATGGCAATTGCCAGAAGTAAAATTACCATTATTGTTAAGCCAAGTACAAGCTAATCTTAATCAGTTAAGAGCGATTGATTTAATGCCGTTAATACAGGATGTGGAGTGGATTAATTGGTTGGTTGATAGCCAAGAAAGGAACTATAAAATTCAGATAAGCCAGAATACTTTTGTTCGTGAGGATGATTTTTATGAAAAATTATTGGATAGAAGTAATATAAGGCAAGCAATAGATTTGGCATTAAATGCAAGGATGGAATATGATATGTATTATGACCCATTCGATATAGATATATTAAATATTTTTAAGGATGAAGACTCCAGAGAGATATGGGCTGAAAATATAGTAAATAAAATATATAATAAGATTAGATTTAAAGATTTAACTTTTGATAAATGTACGACCTATGAATTCCCTAAAAATGAAAAAGAAAATAGAGTAACTTATTACATGAAATTTGAAGATTATGTAACAAGATATTTATTAGGTTTGGTAATCTATGAGTTTAAGAGCCAATTAGTAACTACAAATTCATTTAATTACAATAATGATATTTTTAGTTTGGTGAAAATGCCAGAAATAGACCGTCCGCCTACAAAATGGATAAAGTGGATTGAGTATAATTTTTTTAATGGCAGTCATAGATATATGGCTCATTTTGATGTGAAAAACTTCTTTGATAACGTTAATCATAAAATATTATTAGCCACAATATCGGATGAACTAAAAATAGCTAAAAGTTCATTTTTTTACCTGTTACTAAAATCGAGCTTATCATCTATTAACGAATGTAAAGCTAATCAAGATGAAAGTGGGTTAATTGTTCAATCTTTAGACCGTTTTTTCGCAGATATTTATTTGAAAACCATTGATGACATATTTTTGAAGGAAAATCGTGTGCTATATAACCGTAAAGTAGATGATATTGTAATACTCTTTAATGATTACTCAATTTATAATGAGATTGTTGAATTGATAGACGAAAAAATGAATAGCATTAATCTTAGATTGAATACAGAAAAAACAGAATTGATTGATTTACTAACATTAGACAACAAAGAGGATAAGTTTTTTGATATGGTGTCAAATTCTTATACCGATGGTGCTTCATACAGTGCAATATTATTGAAAATTAAGACAAATTTTAATAGTGGAAAAGCTAAACGGGTTTTTAACTGGGAAATAGATAGCTCTTTTGGTTTTCAAAAATACATCAACCAAAGAATATTAGATGGGTTTTGGTGGGAAGATGGAGAGAATCTTGGTATAATTGATTTTAAAACAAGAGATATTTATGGTGAAGAAATAAGTACCATTAGAGATGACTTTTCAATTATTACATTGCCTGATAATTGGGATTCAGAATTAGGTAGTGATCATTATACTGAATTTATTTACTTTATGTTGGAATCTAAGCTTTCTGTTGCAATGAAAGTTAGAATATTAAAAGAAAATTTCACTACAATTAATGTTTCTAAAAAAGAAGTTTTTTTTAGAACAAATCCTTATTATTTGTATGTACTGATGAATTGTATGATTCAAGATTTTGCCATATTTAAACCAAAGTATTTTTCAAGCAACCAAAAGTATTTCAAACTTAGGCAACTTCTTTTTGATAATAATGTCCTAAGCCTTGTAACAAGGAGAAATATAATTATTAAAACAACTTTAGATTATTTACAAGCAAATAAAAATAGTTTTGAAAATACTAATACCATATGA